Below is a window of Phyllopteryx taeniolatus isolate TA_2022b chromosome 16, UOR_Ptae_1.2, whole genome shotgun sequence DNA.
AATTGTAGAAATCAGAGACATTACCACCTTTTTGGAAGATTGTGTTGTGGGGACACTAAAAAGGAAGGTGAGCAGTAATGGCACACAACCCACGAAGAGGCGCTGTGACATGATCCCAAATCCCAGGGAATCCCAAGAGGTAGCAGGTGATTCTGTACCGGGAAGGGGGACCGCACGGAAGGGCCACACAAAATCAGAGTCCCTCACAAAGAAGCAGAGCGGGCAAAATCTTCTCAAGTCTGTCAATGCCGTACCAGCCGGAGGGACGAGGAGGaagttgaacacaaaaacagagatCCTCACGAGCAAGCAGAGAGGTCAATCAACTGAAGGGTCTGGGAAGGCTCGCCCGTCCAAGGTGACCACGAGGAAGTCCAACGCAAAATCAGCGACTCTTGCGAACAAGTCTGAGGGCTCCAAGAAGGCCAAAGAGACAGAGAGAATGTGTAATGTTGAACTCGAGTCCAGTACAAAGAAGCAGAGTGGTAAACCATTTGAAGGGCGCTTGACGACACTTAAAAGGACCAGAGGAAAGTCCACCACGGAAACAGGAATAGTCGCAAGCAAGCAGAGAGGAAAACCAACTCAGGGGACACTGAGGACTGTGCTGACTAAAGGGACCAGGAGAAAGTCCAGCACAAAACCAGAAACCCCCACAAACAAAGTCAGGCCTAAACGAAATGGGGAGCCCGTAAAATCTGTGACTTCGCATGGGAACAAGGGAAAGTCTAGCACAAAACCAGAGACACTAGCACAGAAGCAAAATGATCGACATCCCGAAGGCTCGAAGAAGGCCGTGCCACTGAAAAGAACAAGGACAAAGTCCGCTACGGAACGAGGACACTTTGGAAAAAAGCAGCAGGTAAAAACGAGTGTAGAAGGACTAGTGAATAGCAGCTCGCCGAAAGCTACCAAGAGAAAGCGTAGCACAAAAGCAGAGATATTCACGAAGAAAACTGAATCCACGCCGTTGTCAAAAGAGGATTTACTGGTTcaagggacaaaaaaaaggttgggcaaaacaagaggcaccCCCACAAAAAATACGAGCGCTCAAACAACTGAGGGCTTTGTGAAAACAAAGCCAcccaagaaaaccaaaagaaggTGTAACTCAATACTAGAGACCCTCTCAAAGAAGCAGAGTGAAATACCCACTGAGccgtttgtgttcttttttgggGAGACCGAGAAAGAGGTCAGTACTGAGCAGCTGGCATTGAGGAAGACGAGCGGTGATATCGCAGCCGGCTTCAAAGGCTCATCAACCTCCCACCAGGCTGCAACTCATCGAGGTAAGCTGCAGTTTGTACTCGGACGTACATTCGCATAGAAGACAACTCTTTTCCAAAACGAGAAAAATGCACGTCGCGGGCCATTTTGCACAAAGCACGCCAAATTGAGTCCCTCTATTTTGGAAAAGAGCTCCTTTTTTATTCGTGGGTCAAGTCTCATTGACCTGAAGCGAGGTCTAGCTCAACAAAGTATGATATCCGTGCTTGTGTCTCTGTAGTCTTGTTTGCGCAGAAATATCAGCAGGTTAATAAGCTTGGCGAAGGAGGCTTCGGATCCGTTTATGCCGGTTACAGGAAAAGCGATTGTTTTCCGGTAAGTCTTCGTGACGTGCTTGTCACAAAAAGCATCTTTTGCTGTCATACCCAAATGTCGATGATTCTATCCCTCAGGTGGCGATTAAATACATACCCAAAGAGGTCAAAAGTGTCCCATTGGTGAGTACGTTATCTGGATCCACTTAGACGTAGCACAACCTTTTGTACCAGGACAATAGGAATGCAATCTAGACTAGAAATTACAATGGTAACATGAAAGAATAGAAAAGGACAGTCCACGAGGAAGAATTGTTTTGGGATTAGACCCCCGTCAAAGGTCCAGCGACTGGCAGAGTCTCTAGTAAGGGTGCCAGGGCTTACTGGTAGCAGTAGAGAGATGTGAGTGGAATCAGGCAGCGGACGTAAAAAGGTTTCAGCGAGGAAAAGTTGCTTCCCAGGTAAACACTTAAAGTTCCGGTCTCACTGTTTAACATGGTCCCATGTATGGGAGGGACTGTTAACGTCAAATGTTTCTAAAACAGTTGGGTAAaagtcctgaaaaaaaaaaaaaaatcacatttggtTGACAAGTCATCGCCGCCATGATCAAAACCTAAACGAATACAACCGAATTCATACTGAACATTGTCCcccaactttgtttttttgaatccgATAGAACATCAATGGATTGAAGAAGGACATTCCCATCGAGGCGTTGCTCATGCTTCAAGCGTCTATCAAAAAGAACTCGGACGGGAAGTCTGCAGTTGTGTCATTGTTGAACAAATACGATCTGGAGCACGAGATTGCACTGGTCATGGAGAGGCCGGTCCCATCTGTGGACCTGTTCACTTACATTACGAGATGTCGGCTCGGCGCCCTGCCGGAGCGTGAGGCAAAGGTACTCAAAATATGGGGCAGACTTACAGTAAAACAGCTACATTTCTATTCCCATTTTTCAGTTCTGGTTTGGAGCAACCTTTCATTGGGGTACGTCGTGGAAATACACAGAACTGAGGAATCGTATTGTTTACTTAACACGCAGTTTATAGTGTGACGCCGTATGCCGCGGACGAGGGTACCAGTCAAAGCACAGTGGTTTAGCACCACCTCATCTAACGGAGCCAAAGCTAAGAATGAGTTCTTTATCCAATGTAATCGCCccttttgcccccccccccaaaaaaccaaacaaaatggtGCCAATATGAGAACGCGAGACTGGATTGTCAGCTGTGCTTTGGCGCATCCTTTCGTCGGTTGTAGAATCCGCCTGAGTTTCCAGTTCTGAAACAGACTGTCAGACCGTTGGGAAAATGCCCCAACAGACTAATGGCTGTATCCTCTTCTCAGAATATCATGAAGCAGCTGGTGGTTGCCGCTATCAGCATGCACGCTGTGGATGTTTTCCATCGAGATTTAAAGCAAGAAAATATTCTTTTGGAGGCCACGTCCGGTGTCCCTCGTGTGCGAATCATTGATTTTGGCTGTAGCTGCTTTGCAAGCAACGAGCCTTACCGGGACTATGACGGTAGGACACTTGATTCCTGTTCTTTCGTCATCCAgcgatatttgtatttttgcctTTGTCTCCATGCACGCGTCCGGTCCTCGTAGGCACCTTATGTTACGCTCCTCCAGAGTACGTTCTAAGACGGACGTACAGCGCCGGTCCAACCACTGTGTGGCATCTGGGCGCACTTCTCTTTGAGTTGATGGCTGGAACGAAGCGCTTTGACACAGTCATGTTCCTGTCCCAGATGCTAAGATTGAATCGGGTTCTATCTGAAGGTAAGCTATGCCGTCGCTGCCGTCTCTAATTCTTGAAGATTCTTGTAAACCATCACACCTAATgtcctttgctttgcttttacaAATGTAACTTGTATAAGAATGCGAAGATTTCTTGTGGAAATGCTTGAATTTGGACCCAGAGAAGCGGGCCACCCTGGAGCAGATGCAGCAGCACCCGTGGCTCGTATGATACGACGCAGCACTCCGCACCCTTTCCCACATCCTCACGGCACCGGGAATAATGCATCCGCCAAAGTGGGTGAACATTGGTAAAAGACAGGAAATTTCAggggaaaaatgacaaaatcaatAAGTCAATAAGCGGCCCGTCACATCGTTACCATTTGATAAAACTGCAGCGATGAAGGCATCCACACTTAAGTTTGGTTATCACTGCTATCAGCGTTCGATAACTACAGCTATTGAAGCTT
It encodes the following:
- the LOC133466189 gene encoding uncharacterized protein LOC133466189, which produces MADDDRLQLLVVASSDSDSEIRDITTFLEDCVVGTLKRKVSSNGTQPTKRRCDMIPNPRESQEVAGDSVPGRGTARKGHTKSESLTKKQSGQNLLKSVNAVPAGGTRRKLNTKTEILTSKQRGQSTEGSGKARPSKVTTRKSNAKSATLANKSEGSKKAKETERMCNVELESSTKKQSGKPFEGRLTTLKRTRGKSTTETGIVASKQRGKPTQGTLRTVLTKGTRRKSSTKPETPTNKVRPKRNGEPVKSVTSHGNKGKSSTKPETLAQKQNDRHPEGSKKAVPLKRTRTKSATERGHFGKKQQVKTSVEGLVNSSSPKATKRKRSTKAEIFTKKTESTPLSKEDLLVQGTKKRLGKTRGTPTKNTSAQTTEGFVKTKPPKKTKRRCNSILETLSKKQSEIPTEPFVFFFGETEKEVSTEQLALRKTSGDIAAGFKGSSTSHQAATHRVLFAQKYQQVNKLGEGGFGSVYAGYRKSDCFPVAIKYIPKEVKSVPLNINGLKKDIPIEALLMLQASIKKNSDGKSAVVSLLNKYDLEHEIALVMERPVPSVDLFTYITRCRLGALPEREAKNIMKQLVVAAISMHAVDVFHRDLKQENILLEATSGVPRVRIIDFGCSCFASNEPYRDYDGTLCYAPPEYVLRRTYSAGPTTVWHLGALLFELMAGTKRFDTVMFLSQMLRLNRVLSEECEDFLWKCLNLDPEKRATLEQMQQHPWLV